Proteins encoded by one window of Collimonas fungivorans:
- the hslU gene encoding ATP-dependent protease ATPase subunit HslU, with product MNMTPQEIVSELDKHVVGQDRAKRAVAIALRNRWRRQQIAEPLRHEITPKNILMIGPTGVGKTEIARRLAKLADAPFIKIEATKFTEVGYVGRDVDTIIRDLIDIGIKQTREAEMRKVRTRAEDAAEDRVIDILVPPARDFGFHPEQSSGDGENAGGQGNDKGSNTRQTFRKRLREGALDDKEIEIELSEAASQMEIMAPPGMEEMTEQIKSMFSGIGSNRKKNRKIKIKDAMKVLIEEEAAKLVNEDELKQKAISNVEQNGIVFLDEIDKIATRSQNSGGADVSRAGVQRDLLPLVEGTTVNTKYGMIKTDHILFIASGAFHLAKPSDLIPELQGRFPIRVELDSLSISDFERIMTGTDACLTKQYEALLATEGVTLEFAKEGVQRLAEIAFSVNEKTENIGARRLYTVMEKLLEEISFSATNATEKTMVIDAAYVDERLGALVVNEDLSRYVL from the coding sequence ATGAACATGACTCCGCAAGAAATCGTTTCAGAACTGGATAAACATGTAGTCGGCCAGGATCGCGCCAAGCGCGCGGTGGCAATCGCCTTGCGTAACCGCTGGCGCCGGCAGCAGATCGCCGAACCGCTGCGCCACGAAATCACGCCCAAGAATATCCTGATGATCGGCCCTACCGGCGTCGGCAAGACCGAGATCGCACGGCGCCTGGCCAAGCTGGCCGACGCGCCTTTCATCAAGATCGAAGCCACCAAGTTTACCGAAGTCGGTTACGTCGGGCGCGACGTCGACACCATCATCCGCGACCTGATCGACATCGGCATCAAGCAAACCCGCGAAGCGGAAATGCGCAAGGTCCGGACACGCGCGGAAGATGCCGCCGAAGACCGGGTGATCGACATTCTGGTGCCGCCAGCGCGTGATTTCGGCTTCCATCCCGAGCAGAGTTCAGGCGACGGCGAAAACGCCGGCGGTCAGGGTAACGACAAGGGCAGCAATACCCGCCAGACTTTCCGCAAGCGGCTGCGCGAAGGCGCGCTCGATGACAAGGAAATCGAGATCGAATTGTCGGAAGCAGCATCGCAAATGGAAATCATGGCGCCGCCCGGCATGGAAGAAATGACCGAACAGATCAAGTCCATGTTTTCCGGCATCGGCAGCAACCGCAAGAAGAACCGCAAGATCAAGATCAAGGATGCAATGAAGGTCCTGATCGAAGAAGAAGCCGCCAAGCTGGTCAACGAAGATGAACTGAAGCAGAAAGCGATCAGCAACGTTGAGCAGAACGGCATCGTGTTCCTGGATGAGATCGACAAGATCGCCACCCGTTCGCAGAACAGCGGCGGCGCCGATGTCTCGCGTGCCGGCGTGCAGCGCGACTTGCTGCCGCTGGTCGAAGGCACTACCGTCAACACCAAATACGGCATGATCAAGACCGATCACATCCTGTTCATCGCTTCCGGCGCTTTCCACCTGGCCAAACCGTCGGATCTGATTCCGGAACTGCAAGGCCGCTTCCCGATCCGGGTCGAGCTCGATTCCTTGTCGATCAGCGATTTCGAAAGGATCATGACCGGCACCGACGCCTGCCTGACCAAGCAGTATGAAGCGCTGCTGGCGACCGAAGGCGTGACGCTCGAGTTCGCCAAGGAAGGCGTGCAGCGGCTGGCGGAAATCGCTTTCTCGGTCAACGAAAAGACCGAGAATATCGGCGCTCGCCGGCTGTACACAGTGATGGAAAAACTGCTGGAAGAAATCTCGTTTTCGGCGACCAACGCCACCGAGAAAACCATGGTGATCGACGCTGCTTATGTCGATGAGCGTCTGGGGGCCTTGGTAGTGAACGAAGATTTGTCGCGTTACGTTCTGTAA
- the hslV gene encoding ATP-dependent protease subunit HslV, whose translation MEQFHGTTILSVRRGNSVALGGDGQVTLGNVVMKGTARKVRKLYQGKVLVGFAGGTADAFTLLDLFEAKLEKHQGNLMRASVDLAKEWRTDRMLRRLEAMLLTADRETTLVITGNGDVLEPTDGIGAIGSGGTFAQSAAKALQENTELSPADIVKKSLVIAGELCIYTNQSHIIETLD comes from the coding sequence ATGGAACAATTTCACGGCACCACCATCCTCTCGGTACGGCGCGGCAACAGCGTTGCGCTGGGCGGGGATGGCCAGGTCACACTCGGCAACGTCGTCATGAAGGGCACCGCCCGCAAAGTCCGCAAGTTATATCAAGGCAAGGTACTGGTCGGTTTCGCCGGCGGCACCGCCGATGCATTCACCTTGCTCGACCTGTTCGAAGCAAAACTGGAAAAGCACCAAGGCAACCTGATGCGGGCCTCGGTCGACCTGGCCAAGGAATGGCGCACCGACCGCATGCTGCGCCGGCTGGAAGCGATGCTGCTGACCGCCGACCGCGAAACCACGCTGGTGATCACCGGCAACGGCGATGTGCTGGAACCCACCGATGGCATCGGCGCGATCGGCTCAGGCGGCACTTTCGCCCAGTCGGCCGCCAAGGCGCTGCAGGAAAACACCGAGCTGTCGCCGGCCGATATCGTCAAGAAATCGCTGGTCATCGCCGGCGAGCTCTGCATCTACACCAACCAGTCGCACATCATCGAAACTCTCGATTAA
- a CDS encoding type II secretion system protein N — protein MGRILMWAAVALLSALVTISVFLPAAWLAPLLESRTGGRLTLGDAQGSLWHGSAFIGAAPSGKDAVTALLPGRFAWHLSPLVLLGRVEATLENAQVLSTAVSIRGSWSAWNISPASMVLPAERLAALGAPLNTLQPSGKMQLGWQPLTVALAGSGRVDVNGVMTLDLLAMASRLSPVKPLGSYRLRFDWQGRQAGLTLSTLGGAMLLNGSGKLQDGHFQFSGSAEAAAGQEEKLATLLSLLGQRRQVNGRNVIGLEFKS, from the coding sequence CTGGGCAGAATATTGATGTGGGCAGCGGTGGCGCTGCTGAGCGCACTGGTCACGATATCGGTTTTTTTGCCGGCCGCGTGGCTGGCGCCGCTGCTGGAAAGCCGCACCGGGGGCAGGCTGACGCTGGGCGATGCGCAAGGTTCCTTGTGGCATGGTTCGGCCTTTATCGGCGCTGCGCCTAGCGGCAAGGATGCCGTGACGGCTTTGTTGCCGGGGCGTTTCGCCTGGCACCTGTCGCCGCTGGTATTGCTGGGGCGGGTCGAGGCGACATTGGAAAATGCACAAGTGCTGTCGACGGCGGTCAGCATCCGCGGCAGCTGGAGCGCATGGAACATCAGCCCGGCCAGCATGGTTTTGCCGGCCGAGCGGTTGGCGGCGCTGGGTGCGCCCTTGAACACTTTGCAGCCGTCGGGCAAGATGCAGCTGGGCTGGCAGCCGCTGACAGTGGCGTTGGCGGGCAGCGGCAGGGTGGATGTCAATGGCGTGATGACGCTGGATTTGCTGGCGATGGCGTCGCGTTTGTCGCCGGTCAAGCCGCTCGGCAGTTATCGCTTGCGCTTTGACTGGCAGGGGCGGCAGGCGGGACTGACGCTATCGACCTTGGGCGGGGCGATGCTGCTGAACGGCAGCGGCAAACTGCAAGATGGACATTTTCAGTTTTCGGGTAGCGCGGAAGCTGCGGCAGGACAAGAGGAAAAGTTGGCGACCTTGCTCAGTTTATTGGGGCAGCGGCGCCAGGTGAATGGCAGAAACGTTATCGGACTAGAGTTCAAATCATGA
- the gspF gene encoding type II secretion system inner membrane protein GspF, which yields MPAFRYEAVDTAGSTTKGVVNADSAKMARADLRAQGLLPLTVEAIAQQVDAAGNLKRRGFGEHLSTVEIALFTRQLASLLEASLPLEQALTALLEQAERSYQRDLIASIRSEVMGGASLSSALAGHPRDFAEIYRALVASGEQIGQLSRVLSRLADYIERRNSLVQKVKLAFTYPAIVTVVAFVIVIFLLTYVVPQIVSVFANTKQKLPMLTVMMLATSDFVRNYGWIVLIVVIALFYSWRMALKNPATKMRWHTWLLNAPLYGKFERSLNTARFASTLAITTGSGVPILKALQTSRDTLSNVAMRQQVDTAATSVREGVGLARALAAHKHFPPMLIHMIRAGEVTGELPAMLERAASAQEQDLERRAMTIAGLLEPALILAMGVVVLLIVLAVLMPIIEINQLVR from the coding sequence GTGCCAGCATTTCGTTACGAAGCGGTAGATACCGCCGGCAGCACCACCAAGGGCGTGGTGAATGCGGACAGCGCCAAGATGGCGCGCGCCGATCTGCGCGCCCAGGGGTTGCTGCCGCTGACGGTAGAAGCGATCGCGCAGCAGGTGGATGCTGCCGGCAACCTGAAACGGCGCGGCTTTGGCGAGCATCTGTCGACGGTGGAGATCGCCTTGTTTACGCGTCAGCTGGCCAGCCTGCTGGAAGCCAGCCTGCCATTGGAGCAGGCCCTGACGGCGTTGCTGGAACAGGCCGAGCGCAGCTACCAGCGCGACCTGATCGCATCGATCCGGTCCGAGGTCATGGGCGGCGCTTCCTTGTCTTCCGCGCTGGCCGGCCATCCGCGCGATTTCGCCGAAATCTACCGGGCGCTGGTTGCTTCGGGGGAGCAGATCGGCCAGTTGTCGCGTGTGCTGTCGCGGCTGGCCGATTATATCGAGCGCCGCAATTCGCTGGTGCAGAAGGTGAAACTGGCGTTTACCTATCCGGCGATCGTGACTGTGGTGGCCTTTGTGATCGTGATTTTCCTGTTGACCTACGTGGTGCCGCAGATCGTTTCGGTGTTCGCCAACACCAAGCAGAAACTGCCGATGCTGACGGTGATGATGCTGGCCACTTCGGACTTTGTCCGCAACTATGGCTGGATAGTCCTGATCGTGGTGATCGCGCTGTTCTATAGCTGGCGCATGGCGCTGAAAAACCCGGCGACCAAGATGCGCTGGCATACCTGGCTGCTGAATGCGCCGCTGTATGGAAAATTCGAGCGCAGCCTGAATACCGCGCGGTTTGCCAGTACGCTGGCGATTACCACCGGCTCCGGCGTGCCGATCCTGAAAGCGCTGCAAACCAGCCGCGATACGCTGTCCAACGTCGCCATGCGGCAGCAGGTCGATACCGCCGCCACCAGCGTGCGCGAGGGGGTGGGCCTGGCGCGCGCATTGGCTGCGCATAAGCATTTTCCGCCGATGCTGATCCACATGATACGGGCCGGCGAAGTGACCGGCGAATTGCCCGCCATGCTGGAGCGTGCCGCCAGCGCCCAGGAGCAGGACCTGGAGCGGCGCGCCATGACTATCGCCGGCTTGCTGGAACCGGCCCTGATCCTGGCGATGGGGGTGGTGGTGCTGTTGATCGTGCTGGCGGTGCTGATGCCGATTATTGAAATCAACCAGTTGGTGCGTTAG
- a CDS encoding type II secretion system protein N — MKLQITKKLGRQSKRLPELLSLLLFMLLCACTAYWVMQLVKPQLRAVTAPPQAEQAQIDVSLAAGLFGGRGTVTVASNYQLLGVVAAKKDGESVAILSADGKPAQAVRQGKELLPGTSVKEVHATYVLLSEGGVLKRVMLPEDARTKSGLNGAGLGGASPVPAQMMQQAPNQDLPPEQPAVPVQDK, encoded by the coding sequence GTGAAACTGCAAATAACAAAAAAACTCGGCCGCCAAAGCAAGCGCCTGCCGGAACTCCTCAGCCTGCTGCTGTTCATGCTGCTGTGCGCTTGCACGGCATACTGGGTGATGCAACTGGTCAAGCCGCAGCTGCGTGCAGTGACGGCGCCGCCGCAGGCGGAACAGGCGCAGATCGATGTTTCCCTGGCGGCAGGCTTGTTTGGCGGCCGCGGCACGGTGACGGTCGCCAGCAACTACCAGCTGCTGGGCGTGGTGGCGGCGAAAAAAGACGGCGAGAGCGTGGCGATCCTGAGCGCCGACGGCAAGCCGGCGCAGGCGGTGCGGCAGGGCAAGGAGCTGCTGCCGGGAACCAGCGTCAAGGAAGTGCACGCAACCTACGTCTTGTTATCAGAGGGCGGCGTCCTGAAGCGTGTGATGCTGCCGGAAGATGCGCGCACCAAGTCGGGACTGAACGGCGCGGGACTGGGCGGCGCTTCGCCAGTGCCGGCCCAGATGATGCAGCAGGCGCCTAACCAGGATCTGCCGCCGGAACAGCCGGCGGTGCCGGTGCAGGACAAATAG
- a CDS encoding TonB-dependent receptor — MLVQRTLLSSAVLSALAVLSSAASAQTDTAEPAKTLPPIVVSASPLNANVDTQILAPAKVLFGEELRNKTGASLGDTLSQELGVSASGFGAGASRPIIRGMEGPRVKILQNGMSVADVSSLSNDHAVATEAATARQIEILRGPAALLYGSGAIGGLVNVVNDRIPTELQKGVSGEAEARYSSGDNGRSTSLVLDGSAGPIGMHLDGNWRDTGNYKIPEHATRNDADSASGRLPNSFTHETGVGAGASYIASWGYIGASVATLDDHYGIPTAEKSFIDLHQTRYDIAGQIDDPLAGFEKLTFKLGHTDYTHTEKQENGTPNTIFSNKSTESRWELAHKPMAGWHGTFGMQTEDTRFSALAAESGLPDTVPRTKSTSIAAFLVEERNFGPVLASAGLRLESVKRRPDADSGFADRKFNLASYSVGALWSFMPGYGFGPTVSIAQRAPAAEELYSNGPHESTATFDIGDPTLKKETSRNIELTLQKTSGLIRWKANLFQNHVSNYVFGRNAGTVDESGAPDADGEFTERFWSQADATIRGAEAEISYNLRGEGFSVRGFADTSRGRLDNMGNLPLQPASRYGVDLGYAQGAWRSGLTILRAQQQDRLATFENSETPGYTKIDANLSYTQHVGSLQLTWFALAKNLLNQDIRLATSVLKDVAPQPGRSFILGVRTKF; from the coding sequence ATGCTTGTCCAACGTACGCTGTTATCCAGTGCGGTCCTGTCCGCGCTGGCCGTTCTATCGTCTGCCGCATCAGCCCAGACCGACACCGCCGAACCGGCCAAGACCTTGCCGCCCATCGTGGTCAGCGCCAGCCCGCTCAATGCCAACGTCGACACCCAGATCCTGGCCCCGGCCAAGGTATTGTTCGGCGAAGAACTTCGCAACAAGACCGGCGCCTCGCTGGGCGACACCCTGTCGCAGGAACTCGGCGTGTCTGCCTCCGGTTTCGGCGCCGGCGCTTCCCGCCCCATCATCCGCGGCATGGAAGGTCCGCGCGTCAAGATCCTGCAAAACGGCATGTCGGTGGCCGACGTCTCCAGCCTGTCCAACGACCACGCGGTAGCCACCGAAGCCGCGACGGCGCGCCAGATTGAAATCCTGCGCGGCCCGGCCGCATTATTGTATGGTTCCGGCGCGATCGGCGGCCTGGTCAACGTCGTCAACGACCGTATCCCTACCGAACTGCAAAAGGGCGTCAGCGGCGAAGCCGAGGCCCGCTACAGCAGCGGCGACAATGGCCGCAGCACGTCCCTGGTGCTGGACGGCTCTGCCGGCCCGATAGGCATGCACCTGGACGGCAACTGGCGCGACACCGGCAACTACAAGATCCCGGAACACGCTACCCGCAACGACGCCGATTCGGCATCAGGCCGCCTGCCGAATTCGTTTACCCATGAAACCGGGGTCGGCGCCGGCGCCTCCTACATCGCATCCTGGGGTTACATCGGCGCCTCGGTAGCAACGCTGGATGACCACTACGGCATCCCTACCGCGGAAAAATCCTTCATCGACCTGCACCAGACCCGTTACGACATCGCCGGCCAGATCGACGACCCGCTGGCCGGTTTCGAAAAACTGACATTCAAGCTGGGCCACACCGACTATACCCATACCGAGAAACAGGAAAACGGCACACCGAATACGATCTTTTCCAACAAGTCGACCGAAAGCCGGTGGGAGCTCGCGCACAAGCCTATGGCCGGCTGGCATGGCACTTTCGGCATGCAAACCGAAGACACGCGCTTCTCGGCCCTGGCTGCCGAAAGCGGATTGCCGGACACAGTGCCGCGCACCAAGTCGACTTCGATCGCCGCCTTCCTGGTGGAGGAACGCAACTTCGGCCCGGTGCTGGCCAGCGCCGGCCTGCGCCTTGAATCGGTCAAGCGCCGTCCTGATGCCGACTCAGGTTTCGCCGACCGTAAATTCAACCTGGCGTCCTATTCGGTCGGCGCCTTGTGGAGCTTCATGCCAGGATACGGCTTCGGCCCGACGGTTTCGATCGCACAGCGCGCACCGGCTGCCGAGGAACTGTATTCCAACGGCCCGCACGAATCGACTGCCACTTTCGATATCGGCGACCCCACCTTGAAAAAAGAAACCTCGCGCAATATCGAACTGACCCTGCAAAAAACCAGCGGACTGATCCGCTGGAAAGCCAACCTGTTCCAGAATCACGTCAGCAATTACGTGTTTGGCCGTAACGCCGGCACCGTTGACGAGAGCGGCGCGCCTGATGCGGACGGCGAGTTCACCGAACGCTTCTGGTCGCAGGCGGACGCCACCATCCGCGGCGCCGAAGCGGAAATCAGCTACAACCTGCGCGGCGAAGGTTTTTCGGTACGCGGCTTTGCCGATACCTCGCGCGGCAGGCTGGATAACATGGGTAACCTGCCGCTGCAGCCGGCCAGCCGCTATGGCGTCGATCTCGGTTATGCGCAAGGTGCATGGCGCAGCGGCCTCACCATCCTGCGCGCGCAACAGCAGGACCGGCTGGCGACCTTTGAAAACAGCGAGACGCCGGGCTACACCAAGATCGATGCCAATCTTTCTTATACCCAGCACGTCGGTTCGCTGCAGCTCACCTGGTTCGCCTTGGCCAAAAACCTGTTGAACCAGGATATCCGCCTGGCAACCTCGGTGCTGAAAGATGTCGCGCCGCAGCCTGGACGCAGCTTCATCCTTGGCGTGCGCACCAAGTTCTAA
- the gspD gene encoding type II secretion system secretin GspD, protein MKDKMYFALLSSTSNWRSAAAIALLTCATAAGTSVAQPVLGTAGTTAEGVSGQAVMNFVGADIESVIKAVGQYTNTTFIVDPRVKGSINLVSEKPLSKTQAFDLLASTLRLQGYAVVRGDGFVKVVPEADAKLQVAPTRPASVRGDQIATQIFSLNYESATNILPVLRPLISPNNTINANPGNNTLVVTDYAENLQRLGKMIAALDVPAVNDLDVIPVRYAVASDIAVMASKLLDSGSAAPGASDSARTMIMADSRTNSVIVRAPSAGRANLAKSLIAKLDQPTANAGNVHVVYLKNADAVKLAKTLRAIVSQDTSMSNVSQAKSSSSSGSGGMLQGSNSSSALGSNNNSTSPSTPSSPSSDSSSQSSGGSGSGAAGFIQADDSTNTLIITASEPVYRNMRGVIDQLDTRRAQVYVEALIVEVTDSAASEIGVQWLALSGDSNSNYRIGGGTGFTGTNTGITSGNLFNTAIGQAVNTGTTASVPTVGSGLQLGIFRQIAGKIGLGALASALNSTTGSNVLSMPNLLTLDNEEAKIIVGQNVPFVTGSTLTTGAGTSSPFTTIDRKDVGTALKIKPHISEGGTVRLEISQEVSAVVAGTAGNTNGPTTTKRSLDTNVVIDDGEIIALGGLIGDNNQSGVQKVPLLGDLPFIGNLFKYQSGSREKTNLMIFLRPIIVRDKETSNLLAVDRYDYMRKQQIKVQPNKSVLTDFGSSVTSKLEDGGPFIDLRKQQDAPDGHQPAPEQPSLQPPKPAATPAPGFLNDRTP, encoded by the coding sequence ATGAAAGATAAAATGTATTTCGCACTACTTTCAAGTACAAGCAACTGGCGCAGCGCCGCCGCCATCGCCCTGCTGACTTGTGCTACTGCTGCCGGCACCTCCGTGGCACAGCCGGTGCTGGGAACCGCCGGAACAACCGCCGAAGGCGTGAGCGGCCAGGCCGTGATGAATTTCGTCGGCGCCGACATCGAGTCGGTGATCAAGGCTGTCGGCCAGTACACCAATACGACGTTCATCGTTGATCCGCGCGTCAAGGGCAGCATCAACCTGGTGTCGGAAAAACCGCTGAGCAAAACCCAGGCTTTCGATCTGCTGGCCTCGACCCTGCGCCTGCAAGGTTATGCGGTGGTGCGCGGCGATGGTTTTGTGAAAGTGGTGCCGGAAGCCGACGCCAAGCTGCAGGTAGCGCCAACGCGCCCGGCCAGCGTCCGCGGCGACCAGATCGCCACCCAGATTTTTTCGCTGAACTATGAATCGGCAACCAATATCCTGCCGGTGCTGCGGCCGCTGATTTCGCCCAACAACACGATCAACGCCAATCCGGGCAACAACACGCTGGTGGTGACCGATTACGCGGAAAACCTGCAGCGCCTGGGGAAAATGATCGCCGCCCTCGATGTGCCGGCGGTCAATGACCTGGACGTGATTCCGGTGCGCTACGCGGTGGCCAGCGATATCGCCGTGATGGCCAGCAAGCTGCTCGATTCCGGCTCGGCCGCGCCTGGCGCCAGCGATAGCGCCCGCACCATGATCATGGCCGATTCCAGGACCAATTCGGTGATCGTCCGGGCGCCGTCCGCCGGCCGCGCCAACCTGGCCAAGTCGCTGATCGCCAAGCTCGACCAGCCGACCGCCAACGCCGGCAACGTGCATGTGGTTTACCTGAAAAATGCCGATGCCGTGAAACTGGCCAAGACCTTGCGCGCGATTGTGTCGCAGGATACGTCGATGTCGAATGTCAGTCAGGCCAAGAGTTCCAGCAGCAGCGGTTCCGGCGGCATGCTGCAGGGCTCCAACAGCAGCAGCGCGCTCGGATCGAATAATAATTCCACTTCGCCGTCGACACCGTCGTCGCCATCTTCCGATAGCTCGTCCCAGTCTTCCGGCGGCAGCGGTAGCGGCGCCGCCGGCTTTATCCAGGCGGACGACTCCACCAACACCCTTATCATCACTGCCAGCGAACCGGTCTACCGCAATATGCGCGGCGTGATCGACCAGCTCGATACGCGCCGTGCCCAGGTTTATGTGGAAGCCTTGATTGTCGAGGTTACAGATAGCGCGGCGAGCGAGATTGGTGTGCAGTGGCTGGCGTTGAGCGGGGATTCGAACAGCAATTACCGGATCGGCGGCGGCACCGGTTTTACCGGGACCAATACTGGTATTACTAGTGGTAACTTGTTCAACACGGCTATCGGCCAGGCGGTTAATACCGGCACCACTGCGTCGGTACCAACGGTCGGCAGCGGTTTACAGCTAGGCATATTTCGCCAGATCGCCGGCAAGATCGGCCTGGGTGCTTTAGCCAGCGCCTTGAATTCGACTACCGGCAGCAATGTACTGTCGATGCCGAATTTGCTGACCCTGGATAACGAGGAAGCAAAGATCATCGTTGGCCAGAACGTGCCTTTTGTTACGGGTTCTACCTTGACCACAGGAGCCGGCACCAGCAGCCCGTTCACCACTATTGACCGCAAGGACGTCGGCACGGCACTGAAGATCAAGCCGCATATTTCGGAAGGCGGCACGGTTCGCCTGGAAATTTCGCAAGAAGTGTCGGCAGTCGTTGCCGGCACCGCCGGTAATACCAATGGCCCGACGACGACCAAGCGTTCCCTGGATACGAATGTCGTGATTGATGACGGCGAAATTATTGCATTGGGTGGTTTGATTGGCGATAACAACCAGAGCGGCGTGCAAAAAGTCCCGCTGCTGGGCGATTTGCCGTTTATCGGCAATCTCTTCAAATACCAGTCCGGTTCCCGCGAGAAAACCAACCTGATGATATTCCTGCGTCCGATCATCGTGCGCGACAAAGAGACCAGCAACCTGCTGGCCGTGGATCGCTACGATTACATGCGCAAGCAGCAGATCAAGGTGCAGCCGAACAAAAGTGTCCTGACCGATTTCGGCTCGTCGGTGACGTCCAAGCTGGAAGACGGCGGTCCGTTCATCGACCTGCGCAAGCAGCAGGATGCGCCGGACGGACATCAGCCTGCTCCCGAGCAGCCTTCGCTGCAGCCGCCGAAACCCGCGGCTACGCCTGCTCCGGGCTTCTTGAATGACAGAACGCCATGA
- the gspM gene encoding type II secretion system protein GspM, whose product MSTSTSNSNPLQQAWEKISTPASQYWAQRNQRERRLLAGAGALILVAVIYLLLLDPALSGRARLQKDLPALRQQAAELQSLTAKALSLSGQAAERPAAPLSKEAVETALKSKGLNPQSVALSGDMAKVQLSAVAFAGLLDWLDDAQKNAHWQVVDANISAATGANAQPGIVNATVTLWQQKHE is encoded by the coding sequence ATGTCGACCAGCACCAGTAATTCGAATCCGCTACAGCAAGCCTGGGAAAAAATCAGCACTCCTGCAAGCCAGTATTGGGCGCAAAGGAACCAGCGCGAACGCCGGCTGCTGGCCGGGGCCGGGGCGCTGATCCTGGTCGCCGTGATTTACCTGCTGCTGCTGGATCCGGCGCTGAGCGGACGCGCTCGCCTGCAGAAAGACTTGCCGGCGCTGCGCCAGCAAGCCGCCGAACTGCAGTCGCTGACGGCCAAGGCGTTGTCCTTGTCCGGCCAGGCGGCCGAGCGGCCGGCTGCGCCGCTCAGCAAGGAGGCGGTTGAGACCGCATTAAAAAGCAAGGGTTTGAATCCGCAGAGCGTGGCGCTGAGCGGCGACATGGCCAAGGTGCAGTTATCGGCGGTGGCGTTCGCCGGCCTGCTCGACTGGCTCGACGATGCGCAAAAGAACGCGCATTGGCAAGTAGTGGACGCCAACATCAGCGCGGCCACGGGAGCGAATGCGCAGCCGGGCATCGTCAACGCCACGGTCACCTTGTGGCAGCAAAAGCATGAGTAA
- the gspE gene encoding type II secretion system ATPase GspE, translating to MSDPRMTDTRLLPYAFARDFSLLAQRTEDANGADNAVELWISEATKPSAIAEASRRFGRVRFRTLSREQLDEAIARAYAGAGGDAAQVVDEFESDLDLAKLMQDMPAIEDLLESSDDAPVIRMINVLLTQALREGASDIHIEPFEQISVVRFRIDGSLRDVVRPKKAVHASLISRIKIMAQLDIAEKRLPQDGRITLRVGGKPVDVRVSTLPTGHGERAVLRLLDKEAGRLDLQHLGMSPAVLPQFDRLIAQPHGIVLVTGPTGSGKTTTLYAALSRLNTSSTNILTVEDPIEYELAGVGQTQVNARIDMTFAKALRAILRQDPDVIMIGEIRDLETAQIAVQASLTGHLVLATLHTNDSAAAVTRLLDMGIEPFLLSSSLLGVVAQRLVRKLCTHCRRHDGQLWHAVGCEQCGHTGYHGRVGVYELLLTTDEITAQIHNRASEAEIQQVAQRNGMRTMRQDGERWLTEGITTQAELLRVTKE from the coding sequence ATGAGCGATCCCAGGATGACCGATACACGCCTGCTGCCCTACGCCTTCGCCCGCGATTTTTCATTGCTGGCGCAGCGTACCGAGGATGCCAACGGCGCCGACAACGCGGTCGAGTTATGGATTTCCGAGGCAACCAAGCCTAGTGCGATCGCTGAAGCCAGCCGCCGTTTCGGCCGCGTCAGGTTCCGCACGCTGTCGCGCGAACAGCTCGACGAGGCGATCGCCAGGGCCTATGCCGGCGCCGGCGGCGATGCCGCGCAAGTGGTCGACGAATTCGAATCCGATCTCGATCTCGCCAAGCTGATGCAAGACATGCCGGCCATCGAGGACTTGCTGGAATCGTCCGACGATGCGCCGGTGATCCGCATGATCAACGTGCTGTTGACGCAAGCGCTGCGCGAAGGCGCTTCGGATATCCACATCGAACCGTTCGAGCAGATATCGGTAGTGCGTTTTCGCATCGATGGCAGCCTGCGCGACGTGGTGCGGCCGAAAAAAGCGGTCCATGCCTCGCTGATTTCCCGTATCAAGATCATGGCGCAGCTCGACATCGCCGAAAAACGCCTGCCGCAGGATGGCCGCATTACCTTGCGCGTCGGCGGCAAGCCGGTGGATGTGCGGGTGTCGACCTTGCCGACCGGCCACGGCGAACGCGCCGTGCTGCGCCTGCTGGACAAGGAAGCCGGCCGGCTCGATTTGCAGCACCTGGGCATGAGTCCGGCGGTCCTGCCGCAGTTCGACCGCCTGATCGCGCAGCCGCACGGCATCGTGCTGGTCACCGGGCCGACCGGTTCGGGCAAGACCACCACGCTGTACGCGGCATTGTCGCGCCTGAATACCAGCAGCACCAATATCCTGACGGTAGAAGATCCGATCGAGTACGAACTGGCCGGTGTCGGCCAGACCCAGGTCAATGCGCGCATCGACATGACGTTCGCCAAAGCCTTGCGGGCGATCTTGCGGCAGGATCCGGATGTCATCATGATCGGTGAAATCCGCGACCTGGAAACCGCGCAGATCGCGGTGCAGGCCTCGCTGACCGGCCATCTGGTGCTGGCCACCTTGCACACCAACGATTCCGCCGCCGCGGTGACGCGTTTGCTGGACATGGGGATCGAACCCTTCCTGCTGTCGTCTTCCCTGCTGGGAGTGGTGGCGCAACGCCTGGTGCGCAAACTGTGCACCCATTGCCGTCGCCACGACGGCCAGCTGTGGCATGCGGTCGGCTGCGAGCAATGCGGCCATACCGGCTATCACGGCCGGGTCGGCGTCTACGAGTTGTTGCTGACTACCGATGAAATTACCGCGCAGATCCATAACCGGGCGTCGGAAGCAGAGATCCAGCAGGTGGCGCAGCGCAATGGCATGCGCACCATGCGCCAGGATGGCGAACGCTGGCTGACCGAAGGCATCACGACCCAGGCCGAGCTGCTGCGGGTCACCAAAGAATGA